GATAAAGGTGCCCACCACGCGGTTGTCGCGCTTGAGGTAGCGGGCAGCGGCGGCGCTGACCTGTTCGGCAGTCACCTCGGGCAGCTTGTCGCGGTTCTGGAACAGCAGGCGCCAGTCGCCCAGCGCGATTTCCTCCGACAGCGCCACGCCCACCTGCTGCGGATCGTTGAGCGATTTTTCCACGCTGTTGCTGTAGCTGCGGCGCACGCGCTCCATTTCTTCCACCGTGGGCGGGGTGGCCGCAAAGCTTTCCACCGCCTGCGTCAACGCGTCGCGCACCGGGTCGAGCGGCTCGCCCGCCTTGACCACGGCGCCGATGATTTCCAGGCCCGGCGCATAGCCGGTCTGGCCAAACGCGAACACTTCGGCGGCCTTGCCGGTGGCCACCAGCGCCTTGTGCAGGCGGCCGGATGGCGTATCGCCGAGGATCTCGCTCATGATGCCCAGCGCATTGGCGTCCGGGTGCAGCGCCGACGGGATTTTGTAGCCGAGCATGACGATCTGCATATCGCCCTTGCGGCGCACGACGAAACTGCGCTCGCCGTCCTGCTGCGGCTCCACCGTCCAGAACGGCGGCAGCACGCGCTTCGGTTTCGGGATGGCGCCAAACGACCTGGTGATCCACGCCAGCGTTTGCGCCGGGTCGAATTTGCCCGCGACGAGCAGCACCGCGTTGTCGGGCTGGTAGTAGGTGCGGTAGAACGCCTGCAGATTCTCGATGCGCACGTTCTCGATGTCGCTGCGGTTGCCGATGGTGGAGCGGCCGTAGCTGTGCCAGTCGTAGGCCACGCTGTCCATCCGCTTGAGCATGACCGAGACCGGGCTGTTCTCGCCGCTCTCGTACTCGTTGCGTACCACTGTCATTTCGGAATCGAGATCCTTGCGGGCGATGAAGGAATGGACCATGCGGTCGGCCTCCATGTCGAGCGCCCACTTCAGGTTCTCGGGGCTGGCCTGGAACACTTCGTAGTAGTTGGTGCGGTCGTACGACGTGGTGCCATTGAAGTCCATGCCCCGGCTGGCGAATTGCTGCGGGATGCTGCGGTTCTTCGGTGAGCCCTTGAACATCATGTGCTCGAGCAGGTGGGCCATGCCGGTCTCGCCGTAGTTTTCATGGCGCGAGCCCACCAGGTACGTGACGTTGACGGTGACCGTGGGCTTGGATGCGTCGGGGAACAGCAGCACTTTCAGGCCGTTGGGCAGGCGGTATTCGGTGATGCCTTCGACGGCGGGGCCCTGGACCACGCCAGTTGGCAACGCGATGGTGGCAGGGGCGGCCCAGGCGGTGCCGGTTGCAACAAAAGAGAGGCCGCACAGCAGCATGCTGGCAGCGGCAAGGTGTTTCAGACGGCTGGCGTTCATGGTGTCTCGCGAGAATACGGAAGAACACAGCATACGCCCTGGCCTGCCCTGCCGGGGAGAGCCCTCAGGGAATTTTACTGAGGACGAACTTAAATTTATTTTTTCTCGGGGACCAGGCAGGCATCGACCACTTGCAGATCATTGTCCTTGGCGAACGAGATCACGAAGTGATAGGCCATCGGTTCGAGGTCACGCAGCTTGCCGTTGACCACCACCGACTTGACGCCATTGACCACGGTAGGCGTGACGTAAGGCGAAAACTGCAGGTGGGAATCGCGGCCGCCACCGATGCCAGGCGGCTTGAAGCAGGCCATCACGCCGCACAGACGCTCGGCCCAATCGCTGGGACGGAACGCCCGGCCATTGCTGGTTTGGCCAAGGATGAAGAACGAATCCTGCTGTTCTACCGGTTTTTGAACTGACTCTGCCATGGGCGGCTGCTCTGCGATGAGACGTGTGGGTGAGGAACATACGTATTATATCTTATAGAAGACCTGAATACGTAAGCCCTTGATTTGACGTGGAGTTTTATTTAAAACATCCACAATGGTGCAGAAAATGCGCGCCCTGCACCACCGAACACCGCTATTGTACCGCGCTATCGCCCGCTCAAGCGATCCTCAAGGCGTGGCGCCGAGCCATACCGCGCCGGAGAGCAGCAGCAACAACATCATCCACAGCAGCAGCGCGCGCCATACCAGGCCGACCGTGCTTTGCAGCGACCGCACGCTCGGCTCTTCGCCCGGCAGGGTGTCGGCCTCGACGTCGGAGATATCCACCGTGGCCGAGTCGATCAGCGTCACGCGCACCGCGTGTTCGGCCGGGGAACCGAGGCGCACGCCCATGGCGCCGCCGCCGGCCGACAGGATAATGCCGATCGCCTCGTCGGCCCAGCGGCGCGAGAAATTGCGCCAGGCGTAGATGGCGTCCTCGAAATTGCCCACCACGGCAAACGCCACGGCGGTCAGGCGCACCGGCAGCCAGTCGATCCAGTAATAGGCGCGGCCCGCAAACAGGCCGAAGGCTTCGTTGCGCATGTGTTCCGGCTCGTTCCAGGCCCGCGCCACGTATTCCGACACGCGGTACAGGATGGCGCCCACCGGACCGAGTATCAGGAACCAGAAGAACACGCCGAACACGTTGCGGTGGGTGGTGATCAGCGCCTTTTCCACGGCCACGCGCGAGATTTCGTTGGCGTCCATGCCGATGGTGTCCTGGCGCGTCCATTCGGCCAGCAGCGCGCGCGCGGCGGT
This is a stretch of genomic DNA from Duganella zoogloeoides. It encodes these proteins:
- a CDS encoding DUF3579 domain-containing protein translates to MAESVQKPVEQQDSFFILGQTSNGRAFRPSDWAERLCGVMACFKPPGIGGGRDSHLQFSPYVTPTVVNGVKSVVVNGKLRDLEPMAYHFVISFAKDNDLQVVDACLVPEKK
- a CDS encoding CobD/CbiB family protein, encoding MTFLSILCALLIEQMKPLRADNFIYAEIKALALRMETWFNAGQATHGRIGWFLMMAILLVPVATISWVLHYYDWFLASFAWNVLIVYLTLGFRHYSHYFTSIQLALNAGDETAARALLAEWTRQDTIGMDANEISRVAVEKALITTHRNVFGVFFWFLILGPVGAILYRVSEYVARAWNEPEHMRNEAFGLFAGRAYYWIDWLPVRLTAVAFAVVGNFEDAIYAWRNFSRRWADEAIGIILSAGGGAMGVRLGSPAEHAVRVTLIDSATVDISDVEADTLPGEEPSVRSLQSTVGLVWRALLLWMMLLLLLSGAVWLGATP